Sequence from the Chelonoidis abingdonii isolate Lonesome George chromosome 1, CheloAbing_2.0, whole genome shotgun sequence genome:
ATTAGAGGAAGAGAGAATGATCGCACAATGTGGGGAAATGAGACAGCAGTGATAAATGGGTGTAGAAGAAAAGAACGCATGCAAACAAAGtgaggtgggaagaggagggggaaaataaataaagtggGAAGGAAAGGACAGAAGGAGAGAGATCAACTGTGGAGTGGAAAGAAAATGTTAGTTACCTTGATTAGTTTGGTAGATGGATTAGTTGTAAAGGGGAATTAGGTCCATCTTTTCTTGACAGAGGAATAGTCATTACAGTGCATGCttgacatttcatttttgaaaCAGCTATCTCAATCTCTAAGAATCTTGCAAACATTGCCAGTGCAATGATAAAATTACAAGTAAATGAACTGTCCGTATACCAACCCCCGAGAATATAAAAACATACAATACCTCTCACTATTGCTGGGTATCCCTCAAACCACCATATAAACCAAATATTAAGCAATGTGTATTTCTGGTATTACTCCATAGCAGCATATGAAGTTAAGGATGAATTTTGCCTGTTGACGTAAAAAGAATGCTGTTTTTACATTAGGCATTTTTGAACAATTAAATaagaattagggctgtcgattaattgcagttaattttttagAGTTAATCGCATAATTTAACtgcgatttaaaaaattaattgtgattaatcacactgttaaacaatagaaatccaaaaatatttaatacttttaaATTGGTAGTTTTTCTgtactttcaaatatattgatttctgttccaacacagaatacaagtatatagtgctcactttatattttctattttctattacaaatatttgcactgtaaaaatgataaaagaaatactaTTATTCAGTTCGcctcgtacaagtactgtagtgcaatctctttatcatgaaagtgtaacttacaaatgtagattttttttttttgttgcataactgcactcaaacaaaacaatgtaaaactgtagagcgtacaagtccactctgtcctacttcttgttcagccaattgctaaaacagacaatgtcacctggaagtgagaacagctggaattgcaaatatttacatgtcagatatgctaaacattcatatgccccttcatgtttcagcaaccgttccagaggacatgcttccttgctgatgatgcttgtttaaaaaaaaaaaaaaagtgtttgaactccttgggggagaattgtctCCTGTTCTATCTTACCCACATTttgccatgtatttcatattatagtagtctcggatgatcACCCCAgtgaatgtttgttttaagaacactttcacgcAGATTTGGAAAAATGCAaacaaggtaccaatgtgagatttctaaggatcgATACGgtactcgacccaaggtttaagaatctgaagtgctttccaaaatctgagggggatGAGGTGTGCTTTCAAATCTcgtaaaagagcaacattccggTGCGGAacctacagaacccgaaccaccaaaaaagaaaatcaaccttctgctggtggcatctgactcagatgatgaaaatgaatatgcatcagTCCCATCTGcgttggatcattatcgagcagaacctgtcttcagcatggacacgtcttctggaatggtggttgaagcgtgAAGGGACCTACGAATATTTAGTGcgtctgacatgtaaataccttgtgatgcttttgcatggcactgttgtagctggcctgtgctcactttcaggtgacattgtaaacaagaggtGGGAAGCACTATCTTTTGCAAAttataaccaaacttgtttgtctgagcaattggctgaagtaggactgagtggacccgtaggttctaaagtttttcattgttttgtttttgaatgcagttatttttgcacataatttgtaagttcaacattcattataaagagattgcactacagtacttgtattggttgtaataaaaaataaatataaaatgagtactgtacactttgtattctgtgttcttattgaaatcaatatttgaaaatgttgaaaacatcgaagaatgtttaaataaatggtattctattaagtgtgattaattgcgattaatttttttcattgcttgacagctctaatAAAAATGTCGCTATTTTCCAAGCCCATttggaaaaaagttaaaaaatatcaTGTGAAGTGACGTTTTTTATGTAATCATAATGTATGTATACAAAATTTTTTAAGTGAATCTGCTTTGTGACTTCTGGGTGATCATCTCTGGGCATCAAATAGTAGCTCTGTTTCCATGGCTGTTCAGCTTGTTTTTTCAGGTGCCTCTTTTGAGACTGCCAGTGAGGATGCTTGGTTCTAGTGTCTTTATGATGCAAGCACTTATTCTCTGAAAATGCAAGCATGTTCCTTGTAAGGCCACCAAGCAGCCACGCAAACCAACTAACTAGTTGCAAAATGTTCCATATCTTATTTCCATCTTTTTTATTGTGGGATcactacatctgttagtctataaggtgcccacaggactctttgtagcTTTTTGAGTTATTGAGTCAGTATTGCAGTATTTAAGTAGCATATTGTAGGATTTCTTTGAATTTGTTTGTGTAccacattaaacaaacaaaagcagtttATGTAGTATCTTGATGAACTTTGATCTCGAGCCTCTATAGCTTGTTCCTCTTTCAATTTCTGTAGTGCTGCAGTCAGGAAGACGTCTTTATGACATGAAATAAGTATCTGTATTTAGAGTTTTGTGGTAAATTTGTCACTTTTAATCAACATGCATCTTCAAAAACAAATGTGATAGTTTTTCAAATGCTGTTCTCAAATGTATTTTTCCTCCATGAGTGGTAGGAGCAGGATTTATTTAGaggaaaataatataattaaagttAAGCTTACTGAAGAGTGTATTTTGAAACTTACTTAAAAAGGAGTATCTAAACTGTCTTATTTGTTGGCATTTTGTTTAGCGTAGGATCTAGATACTTAAACAGTAATCTTATTTTTTTAAGGGTGAAATATGTATAACTTAAATTGTCCCTTAGGAATTCAGCATTAAGAATACTATGACTTATATCATATACTTATGTACTGTATAcattttcatgtttcttttcAGGTTTGAAGAATAGAAGAATGTTTTCCACTGAGAGTAGCCCTAATACTTCTGATACACAATGCCTTTAAGCGAGAAGAATAGTGTGGTTTTTGCATACGAGTCTTCAGTACACAGTACCAATGTTCTACTCAGTCTCAATGATCAGAGAAAGCAAGATCTTCTTTGTGATGTTACTATTCTAGTGGAAGATCAGCGATTTCGGGCTCATCGATCTGTGCTTGCAGCTTGCAGCAGCTATTTTCTTTCAAGAATTGTGGGACAGTTGAATGCTGATCTTCTCATCACTTTACCAGAAGAGGTGAGTGGCACTAATTGCCATACTTCTGTACATCACTATATTTATGTTTCTACACCATTACATTAAATTATGCTCTACAATAGGCTGATGTTAACTTTAAGTAACTAATAATCTTAAATTAAGTGGTTTAGGAACTGGGAAATTCATTGGTGAACAAATCACTGCTTCAGAATTGTCATTTATCAAGCATTCAGTGTAAGGATGTGGGGGACACTCAAATGAGAATGTACATGAGCTATTTAACATCAAATTATCTCTTTAAAAAGctgtaaatgaaataaatattgctTGCTTATAGGATTGTAActtctgttttgaaaaatattttgtgcagcACAGATGTTAAATTCTCATATTCCCCAAGCTGGTGTGGGCTTCAAATGCTGCTGAAGGTACACTACTACCTCGATATGCCACCTGATCTAACAGGAATTTgtctataacgtggtaaagcagtgctccggggtgggtggggctgcgcactccagtggatcaaagcaagttcagtataacacagtttcacctataacgtaagatttttttgtctcccaaggacaacgttatatcgaggtagaggtgtattgtagATCACTGTGCTTTGTGTGCGCGAAGGGAATACTTTGAATTATTGTATTATTGGAATACATTGTATTATTCACCATTTCAGTTCATATACACAGTCTGCCTTAACACTCAATAAATCAGGTCACTGGTTAGACTTAATTACTTGCCATTACTGCATATATGTTTGGGATTTGAAGATGGGAAGGTTGACATCCTCTTTCCCCTAGTGATTTTACAAGTGTTTGGAGCTAAGTTAGTGTGTTGATTTATAAACAGTGTCACATGAGTAAGTGAAAGTACGCAATCTTTTCATAAATGCAAACTATCTTGTACACTGCTGTCTTCAGAGCATGCTCCAAAATAGTTTGAAACTTCATAAGATGTTTCAGGATTCCTCTAAAATCTGTATCACTATGTGTTTGGAATACTCCGCAGCATACCATTATGATTGGTTTAAAATAGTGATCCCAATCATATTGAGTATAATAGACCCTGATTTTATTCGCTGTTGGGGTCTGCCACCTTTAAGCTGAGTAATACTTTATTCTGCAAGTTGTCCCTTATGCCATGAACAgattcactgaaatcaaaagggACTACTAAACATGAAGGGTTGGCAGAAGgaggcagaatctgtccctaaacCTTTAGGGAAGTAAGAGTATGAGATTGGCATtaaaactgaagagaaaaaacTTATTGGATTCTTTTGGGTGGTATTCAGTGGGTATTGTATTGCTCTGAGAGAGGATTCAGATCCCTAGCAGAAATAGGGTGTGTAGTAATAGGGTGTGGAGCTTTCAGAACTGGACCAGATTCCAGTGAGTCATTAAACTGAGAGTAATTTGTCAGTTTGGTATCTGTTCGGACAGAAATCAAATTTCCTTTTAATGGGAGGAACCGGGGATGGAGGGTATACCCTATGCTAAAGAAGTTAAATAACGAGTCACGACCAAATTCATATTATTACTGATATCAGAGTCGGTGACACATTAGACTGTGAATGAATAATGGTGGCTGCATTTAAAAAGGAGTGTGCTAGATGCCAGGAGTGTAGTGACTTTTCCTGTAAATTATCCTGCAGTACCTTGTGTTTTGAAAGGAAACCTGAAAATCTAATCCTGCTTTTGCATCTGTTTACTGCTCTACAGTGACTAGTGATACTTTTAATCTTTGAGTAATAGTAATATATTGGAATTTTATCAGTTTATTTAACACTGTGAAGCGGAACGCTGCTATAAAAGGTTCACAATAAAATTCTGTCATGTGAAAAGATGGATTTTTTGAGGGAGCTTGGCTAGATATAACTCTTGGTtaatttcttctctcctttcctcattTCTGCTCACCATTTTCCCACAGGACTGGATCTGTTTGTTCATTGATTCCTGTTTGACCTGACTGAGCAGGGAATGTTCCTGTGATTGGGGGCCCCATTATCTGTCTTAAGCCCAGGCAGATCAGACATCAAAACTTCGTCAGCAAACAGTTGTAGGACTAGGATAAGCAGCTCCCGTGTCAGTGGGCGGGAAAGATTTGAGTCCGTTTCATACTGACTTCTTGTATAAGAGTGACAGGACTGTGGTTTGTGTCAAGTCTCAGCCTAACGAGAAATGAGCCATACTAacgtttgttttcttttttctttttctttttctttttttttttaaaccaaacagGTGACACTTAAAGGATTTGCTCCTTTGCTTCAGTTTGCATATACTGCCagacttattttaaataaagacaatGTGTCCGAAGTTTGCAAGTGTGCAAAGTTTTTGGGAGTATATGATATTGAGGAATCTTGCTTTCAGTTTCTCAAATTCAAGTTTTTGGACTGTAAAGCAGACCAGCAGGAATGCCCTAGAAAGAAATGTTGTACCTCACGCTGTGAGAAAGCAAACGTTAACATTTCCCTTGTGGATGATGGGAACCTGGAAATAGATGACGAGGTGGAGGAATTGTTGGAAGCTGAATACACTGCAACTCCTAATTCAAAGCTCAACAAAGGTGAAGAAAATGCAAAAGTATGTACTCATCTCCAAGACAATACCAATCAAACATGCGATCCTGCATATTTAGAAAAAGATAATGTTTCTGGCTTGTTTTCCCTATGCCCAAAATATAGGAAGTTCCAGAAAGCTTTTGGGAGTGACAAAGTCCATACTGGAACCAATCTCTGCAGTATTAAAGATGATCAGGTAACATCAGCTACATCCATTCATCAGAGTGAATCATTTAATGATGCCATACAAAAAGCTCAGGAGTGTACAGCTGTGCAGCTGGTCTCACAATGTGAGGAGACTCAGGTAGAAAtggaagagggggagaaaggtggggagaaagaagaggaattGATGAGAGAGTCTGTGTCTCAGAGTATCTCATGTCCTACAGAGAAAACAGATGCTGTTTCTCTTCCCCAAAACTCTTCTGTTGCACCTCATGAACTTTGTTCTGCGCCTTTTCTAGGCCCATATGAGCAATACAGCAACTTGAATTTCAGTGGTATGCAAAACACAGTTGTAGCTGAAAAAACTGTGACAGGTACTGTCGTTAGGAATGATAAACCAATCAGTGAAAATCAAGATGATTTGCTTTTGAAGTCTGATTTGTGCGCTAGAGAAGACATAAGCATTACATCAACTAGTGACCGAAGCAGCGTGGAGAGAGAGGTAGCTGAACACCTAGCCAAAGGTTTCTGGAGTGACATTTACAATACAGAGACTGCTTGTCAAATGCGTTTGTCATCTGCAACAGCAAAAGAATGCTCAGAACCAAtatattcaggaaaaaaatcagagtgCCCATGGTTAGGTATCAGTCTCAATGAGAGCCCTGAACCTTGTTCTCAAAGAACTTTTACAACTCTGAACTCTGTCAACTGCCCATTTATAAGTAACCTTGGTACTGAAATATGCTCAAACAGCCCAGAGATAAATAGTGGAGATTATATCCAGGAACCGCAACAAGAACAATGTTCATATACTTGTGTGATAAGTTTGGGAGAAGACTCTGAAACTGACACTGAGGGAGACAGTGAGTCCTGTTCAGCAAGAGAACAGGAATGTGAGGTGAGGACGGTCTGGCTATATTTTTGTTTCCATACATCTGTATGCTCCTTTCTGAAATCTAATTCTAGACCCAATTAGTTCCAGACAGTTTTCTTGCTTGGTTTCAAAACTCAAGGGGGAAAGTACCATTTTATTTCTCCATCTAAAATTGTCGGAAGATCTGTTGTAATACAGTTAGCAATTTTTAAATACTTATGTTGTTGAAAGAGGTTTATTGGAATTCATAATGTCTATGAACTGTGTGGAAAGTACAAGATGAGAGGAGACATGTTGATATTAGAGCTAATTGCAAAATTTTCCTTGGAAAATTATGCATCAAATATGCAGTTTAgttaaaactgaatattttgtgtgaatgtgttttttttgacaaaattttcatTGGGGAAAAATTGAAATTACTTTTCCAGCTGTTTGATATTGAATTGTTTTGActtaaatgaaatacattttgaaatatactaTAAATGTCAAAATGATTAAGTAttgccaaaacaaaatgtttgatattaaaagcttttttgaattttcattccACTGCAAACTTTGAAATCTTGGATTTTTCTTGCAATCAGGTGGCAAATATTTTTTGGAAGGGGGTGGAGAGTGGGGAAATTTGTggtttttgaccagctgtactcTGTATAATTCCAAACTACTTTTATATTGCACTTGTTTCTGCTGCTTTGATTCTGTATTTGTCTGTTTCTTCAACTGCAGAAATTGCTTAGTGCTTGTTTTTGTGATGAATTGAAGCACTCCTGTTTTTcctgttctttcttttctttttttcccatctTTCTCAATGCATTGGTTTTTTTGTTCATATGGTAGAACTTTTACCTTCAATTGAATGTTGTAAGTAATCAGTTTCCACAGACTATGTAGAAAAATGGAAATTCTAAAGTTACAATATGATGCCGTGATGTAGAACTCTTCTTTACTCTAAAGAAGTGTTTTACCTTTCAGGCTTTAAGAACAGATTCAGCCCCCAAAATAAGCAGTGCAAAACTTGCACTGAACGTAAGTGGGGAAACTTCTAGCTAACTCCAGTGTTGAAGTTGGCCCATTCTTTAAATTCATGGAATGGTAAATAGCATTATTGTCTGGAATAGCATTCCGTCCAATTCTTTAGTGTTAGTGATGTCTCTGGTGGTAGCAGTAGAAACCCGTTGAAAGGCTCCCTCCCTGTATTCAGTTCTTtaggtgaaagtaagctgataatatttttgacatttttattttttattaagtcTGCATATATTCTCTTAATAGCTTACTTAAAAATATAAAGattgcatttgaaaaataaagatgGCTTTCAACATGAACCAAACATTCGTGACAGCCTTATAAtgtttgtatgtgtgcatattTGTGGCAGCTGCTGTCCCCAAAGCTCAAGCATGCATAGTGGGGAGGAGGCTCAATTCTATATAtaataatggaaagtgttaagcAACCTAAATACAGGAGTTGCAACCAGCTACCCTTACAATAGAAACAATTTAATACACATTTATAGATGTGTatttgtgtaaaatatatatgcaATATTATATATTGCTAATGGTTTAGGGGAAAATTCAGACTGTGCTGGGGGTGCCTCTAGAAGGTCTTACACACTAACGCAAGATCTCTCAACCTGTAGTTTGGGACCCAAAATTGGGTTGCCAAAATGTTTCAAAGGGTTGCTTGGTGGCTCCTatggctcctgtcccacagggctggctgggcactCAGATTTGGCCTAGCTATGATGACTGAGTCTGagtaggccaaatttgagtgggtGGCACTGCAATCCaatgagccaggtcacaacttCAGTTTGGTCCAGTCATGTGGGCGTGGCAAACTTGTGTGGTGCTGCAACCCTGGAGGTTTGCATCACCGGGAGCCAAGCCTAGCTAGCCCCACAGCGTAGGAGCTACCACTGTGGAATCAGTGCTGGGCAGGACTCAACCGGGCAGAACCCAACTGAAATCACCCCAAGGCCTTCACCGCCATACTATTTATTGGGTTGTGACatgccataaacatttacaaacgGGTActgagcccaaaaaggttgagaaccattgcactAACTAATACCTGGTGTGTTATGATCCACTGTACaggagtagatttttttttggaatATTCCTTTTTGGAAAACGTGAAATTAAATGAGCAAAGTCCTTGGATTACATCTACTGGACTCTTATCAAAATATCTGCCTGAAATCCTggaattcttcttcgagtgcttgctcatatccattccagttaggtgtgtgcgcaccgcgtgcacgttcgttggaagattttt
This genomic interval carries:
- the BACH1 gene encoding transcription regulator protein BACH1 is translated as MPLSEKNSVVFAYESSVHSTNVLLSLNDQRKQDLLCDVTILVEDQRFRAHRSVLAACSSYFLSRIVGQLNADLLITLPEEVTLKGFAPLLQFAYTARLILNKDNVSEVCKCAKFLGVYDIEESCFQFLKFKFLDCKADQQECPRKKCCTSRCEKANVNISLVDDGNLEIDDEVEELLEAEYTATPNSKLNKGEENAKVCTHLQDNTNQTCDPAYLEKDNVSGLFSLCPKYRKFQKAFGSDKVHTGTNLCSIKDDQVTSATSIHQSESFNDAIQKAQECTAVQLVSQCEETQVEMEEGEKGGEKEEELMRESVSQSISCPTEKTDAVSLPQNSSVAPHELCSAPFLGPYEQYSNLNFSGMQNTVVAEKTVTGTVVRNDKPISENQDDLLLKSDLCAREDISITSTSDRSSVEREVAEHLAKGFWSDIYNTETACQMRLSSATAKECSEPIYSGKKSECPWLGISLNESPEPCSQRTFTTLNSVNCPFISNLGTEICSNSPEINSGDYIQEPQQEQCSYTCVISLGEDSETDTEGDSESCSAREQECEVKLPFNSQRIISLSRNDFQSFLKMHKLTPEQLDCIHDIRRRSKNRIAAQRCRKRKLDCIQNLESEIEKLQNEKASLLKERDHILSTLGETKQNLTGLCQQVCKEAALSPEQIQILAKYSTLDCPLSLLVSERERTAPDSKPVIPLCIELPAGLSGAVSASEQSSCYPYIRGSSDTAYNEVQELRPVSMKTSEKTLLVEHCGQGGGITDFCQQMTDKCTTDE